A genomic window from Blastococcus saxobsidens DD2 includes:
- the scpB gene encoding SMC-Scp complex subunit ScpB, with product MTDERPDQERAPISWDALAAELAATREQAEERGDADPATWDAVASALASRVGERPVTDGPVPLVPDEDELPLASRATEVEPQPQPEPEPEPLEQLDPGELRGGLEALLFVMDDPVDEATLAAALRCPVDQLRAGLADLAAGYDERSAGITLRRAGEGWRIYTREEYAGVVERHLVEGQRSRLTQAALETLAVIAYRQPVTRARVSAIRGVGVDGVMRTLLSRGLVHEVGSDPDSGGGLYATTPLFLERLGLSSLAELPELAPLLPETATMLQEHPDA from the coding sequence GTGACCGACGAGCGCCCCGACCAGGAGCGTGCGCCCATCTCCTGGGACGCGCTGGCCGCCGAGCTGGCTGCCACCCGCGAGCAGGCCGAGGAGCGGGGGGACGCCGATCCGGCGACATGGGACGCCGTCGCCTCGGCGCTGGCCTCCCGCGTCGGTGAGCGCCCGGTCACCGACGGACCGGTCCCGCTGGTGCCGGACGAGGACGAACTGCCGCTGGCCTCCCGGGCCACCGAGGTGGAGCCGCAGCCGCAGCCCGAGCCCGAGCCCGAGCCGCTGGAGCAGCTGGACCCCGGAGAGCTGCGGGGTGGGCTGGAGGCGCTGCTGTTCGTCATGGACGACCCCGTGGACGAGGCGACGCTGGCCGCGGCGCTGCGCTGCCCGGTGGACCAGCTGCGTGCCGGGCTGGCCGACCTGGCCGCGGGGTACGACGAGCGGTCGGCGGGCATCACGCTCCGCCGGGCGGGGGAGGGGTGGCGGATCTACACCCGTGAGGAGTACGCGGGCGTCGTCGAGCGCCACCTGGTGGAGGGGCAGCGCAGCCGCCTCACGCAGGCCGCCCTGGAGACCCTCGCGGTCATCGCCTACCGGCAGCCGGTGACCCGCGCCCGGGTGTCGGCGATCCGTGGCGTCGGTGTGGACGGGGTGATGCGCACCCTGCTCAGCCGGGGCCTCGTGCACGAGGTGGGTAGCGACCCCGACAGCGGGGGCGGGCTGTACGCCACGACGCCGCTGTTCCTGGAGCGGCTCGGGCTCAGCAGCCTGGCCGAGCTGCCGGAGCTGGCACCGCTGCTCCCGGAGACGGCCACGATGCTCCAGGAGCACCCCGACGCCTGA
- a CDS encoding ParA family protein, protein MAIRADAASAVARPHDTDPEMGAAALRQDPAKARQRRLPDPKPLTQHGPARVIAMCNQKGGVGKTTSTINLGAALVEFGRKVLLIDLDPQGALSVGLGVPAQNMDRTIYNVLMERRTSLRDVRVPTDIPGLDLVPSNIDLSAAEVQLVSEVAREQTLLRVLADIQDEYDYILIDCQPSLGLLTVNALTAAQGVVIPLECEFFSLRGVALLVDTIDKVKERLNPSLEINGILATMYDSRTVHCREVFSRVVEAFGDTVFQTVIQRTVRFPETTVAGQPITTWAPTSSGAAAYRDLAKEVLAL, encoded by the coding sequence ATGGCGATCCGAGCGGACGCGGCCTCTGCCGTCGCGCGGCCGCACGACACCGACCCCGAGATGGGGGCGGCCGCGCTGCGACAGGACCCGGCGAAGGCGCGTCAGCGTCGTCTGCCGGACCCCAAGCCCCTGACCCAGCACGGGCCCGCCCGCGTCATCGCGATGTGCAACCAGAAGGGCGGCGTCGGCAAGACCACGTCGACGATCAACCTGGGTGCCGCGCTGGTGGAGTTCGGCCGCAAGGTGCTGCTCATCGACCTCGACCCGCAGGGCGCCCTGTCGGTGGGCCTGGGTGTGCCGGCGCAGAACATGGACCGGACCATCTACAACGTCCTCATGGAGCGGCGGACCAGCCTGCGTGACGTGCGGGTGCCCACCGACATCCCCGGTCTGGACCTGGTCCCCAGCAACATCGACCTGTCCGCCGCCGAGGTGCAGCTGGTCAGCGAGGTGGCGCGCGAGCAGACCCTGCTGCGCGTGCTGGCCGACATCCAGGACGAGTACGACTACATCCTCATCGACTGCCAGCCCTCCCTCGGGCTGCTGACGGTCAACGCGCTCACCGCCGCCCAGGGCGTGGTGATCCCGCTGGAGTGCGAGTTCTTCTCGCTGCGCGGCGTCGCACTGCTGGTCGACACGATCGACAAGGTCAAGGAGCGGCTGAACCCCTCGCTGGAGATCAACGGCATCCTCGCCACCATGTACGACTCCCGGACCGTGCACTGCCGGGAGGTCTTCAGCCGGGTCGTCGAGGCCTTCGGCGACACCGTGTTCCAGACCGTCATCCAGCGGACCGTGCGGTTCCCGGAGACCACGGTCGCCGGGCAGCCGATCACCACGTGGGCGCCCACGTCCTCGGGCGCCGCGGCGTACCGCGACCTCGCCAAGGAGGTGCTCGCACTGTGA
- a CDS encoding site-specific tyrosine recombinase XerD yields the protein MTGYLDHLTVERGLAQNTIASYRRDLRRYTEYLAAAGVRGLREVAESDVAGFPAALRRGDDDHPPLSATSAARAVVAVRGLHRFALLDGLVGNDVAHEVRPPTPARRLPKAIPVESVVALIEAAGSLEGPRGVRDRALLELLYGTGARISEAVGLAVDDLDRGQSTVRLAGKGGKERVVPVGSYALRAIEDYLVRARPALAANGTGGVRGGALFLNVRGGPLSRQSAWSILRTAAERVGGIEPSTISPHTLRHCFATHLIDGGADVRVVQELLGHASVTTTQVYTLVTVDRLREVYATSHPRALT from the coding sequence GTGACCGGCTACCTGGACCACCTGACCGTCGAGCGGGGCCTGGCGCAGAACACCATCGCCTCCTACCGGCGCGACCTTCGGCGCTACACCGAGTACCTGGCGGCGGCCGGGGTGCGGGGGCTGCGGGAGGTCGCCGAGTCCGACGTCGCCGGCTTCCCGGCCGCGCTGCGGCGCGGGGACGACGACCATCCGCCGCTGTCGGCGACCTCAGCGGCGCGGGCGGTGGTCGCCGTCCGGGGCCTGCACCGGTTCGCCCTCCTCGACGGCCTGGTGGGGAACGACGTCGCGCACGAGGTGCGCCCCCCGACACCGGCCCGGCGGCTGCCCAAGGCGATCCCGGTCGAGTCGGTGGTCGCGCTGATCGAGGCGGCGGGCTCCCTGGAGGGCCCCCGGGGAGTGCGGGACCGGGCGCTGCTGGAGCTGCTCTACGGCACCGGCGCCCGCATCTCGGAGGCGGTCGGGCTGGCCGTCGACGACCTGGACCGCGGGCAGAGCACCGTGCGGCTGGCCGGCAAGGGCGGCAAGGAGCGGGTGGTCCCGGTGGGCAGCTACGCGCTGCGGGCCATCGAGGACTACCTGGTGCGGGCCCGCCCGGCGCTGGCGGCGAACGGGACGGGCGGCGTCCGTGGCGGCGCGCTGTTCCTGAACGTGCGCGGCGGCCCGCTGTCCCGGCAGAGCGCCTGGTCCATCCTGCGGACGGCGGCCGAGCGGGTCGGCGGGATCGAGCCGTCCACGATCTCGCCGCACACCCTGCGGCACTGCTTCGCCACCCACCTGATCGACGGTGGTGCCGACGTGCGCGTCGTCCAGGAGCTGCTCGGGCACGCCTCGGTGACCACCACGCAGGTGTACACCCTGGTCACCGTCGACCGGCTGCGCGAGGTCTACGCCACGAGCCATCCTCGCGCGCTGACCTGA
- a CDS encoding segregation and condensation protein A, whose product MSENAGAVPAAEPAAGAAPGRFTVRLTNFEGPFDLLLQLIGKHKLDVTEIALSTVTDEFIAHLRALGDELDLDQASEFLVVASTLLDLKAARLLPTAEVDDEEDLELLEARDLLFARLLQYKAYKQAAAFLREREADAVRRFPRQVTLEPRFADLAPDVSLDLTPAQFAALAARALAPKVPEQVSVAHLHAPAVSVAEQLLLVRNQLVRSGTTSFRALTADCGHTREVVARFLALLELYRQQRVVFEQLTPLGELHVRWTGEAVPDPAAVASDDPDEEYR is encoded by the coding sequence GTGAGCGAGAACGCCGGAGCGGTTCCGGCGGCCGAGCCGGCCGCCGGGGCCGCTCCTGGCCGCTTCACGGTCAGGCTGACCAACTTCGAGGGTCCGTTCGACCTGCTGCTGCAGCTGATCGGCAAGCACAAGCTCGACGTCACCGAGATCGCGCTGTCCACGGTCACCGACGAGTTCATCGCCCACCTGCGGGCCCTGGGCGACGAGCTCGACCTGGACCAGGCCAGCGAGTTCCTCGTGGTCGCCTCCACGTTGCTGGACCTCAAGGCCGCGCGGCTGCTGCCCACGGCGGAGGTCGACGACGAGGAGGACCTCGAGCTGCTGGAGGCCCGGGACCTGCTGTTCGCCCGGTTGCTGCAGTACAAGGCCTACAAGCAGGCCGCCGCGTTCCTCCGCGAGCGCGAGGCCGACGCGGTCCGGCGGTTCCCGCGCCAGGTGACGCTGGAGCCGCGCTTCGCCGACCTCGCCCCCGACGTGTCGCTGGACCTCACGCCCGCCCAGTTCGCCGCGCTCGCTGCCCGGGCGCTGGCGCCGAAGGTCCCGGAGCAGGTCAGCGTCGCGCACCTGCACGCGCCGGCGGTGAGCGTCGCCGAGCAGCTGCTGCTGGTCCGCAACCAGCTGGTGCGCTCGGGCACGACCAGCTTTCGGGCCCTGACCGCCGACTGCGGGCACACCCGCGAGGTGGTCGCGCGGTTCCTGGCGCTCCTGGAGCTGTACCGCCAGCAGCGGGTGGTGTTCGAGCAGTTGACCCCACTGGGGGAGCTGCACGTCCGCTGGACCGGTGAGGCGGTGCCCGACCCGGCCGCCGTGGCGTCCGACGACCCCGACGAGGAGTACCGGTGA